The genomic stretch CGCGGTCGGCCACGCGGCGATGGCCCGCTCGCGGATCGTCAGGGACGGGTCGGGCACCATGCTCGCCTCGGTGACATCGAAGACGCGGCCCAGCCCGTGGCATTCCGGGCAGGCGCCCTCGGGCGTGTTCGGCGAGAAGCCCTCCGCGTAGATGATGCCCTGCCCCTCGGGATAGTCGCCCGCGCGGGAATACAGCAGCCGCAGGACGCTGTTCAGGGTGGTCAGGCTGCCGACCGTACTGCGCGCCGACGTCACGCCCCGCCCCTGCTGGAGCGCCACGGCGGGCGGCAGGCCCTCGATACGGTCCACGTCCGGGGTGCCCAGCTGGTTGAACAGCCGCCGCGCGTACGGCGACACGGAATCCAGGTAGCGGCGCTGCGCCTCGGCGTACAGCGTCCCGAACGCCAGGGACGACTTCCCCGATCCGGACACGCCCGTGAACACCACCAGGGCGCCTCTGGGTAGGTCCACGTCCACGTTCTTCAGGTTGTGTTCCCGCGCGCCGCGCACCTGCACGAAACCGTCACGGGGGGTGGGGGCAGACCGGCTCATCCCGGCATGATCCCCGCCCGCCCACCGGGATGGGTGCGGGCCGCCTTCAGCGCTTGCCCATGCTCGGGCGCCACACCCGCGCCACGCCCCTGCGCCCTGCGGCCCGCCGCAGTCAGAACGGGAAGAAGATGAGTTCCCCCAGCGTCTGTGGGGACGTCGCGTAGAGGCTGTCGGCCTGGGGCTTGCGGTAGTGCAGGTGGTCCACGCCGCCCAGCGGCCCGATCTGGCATTCGGGGCCCAGACCAGAGGTCTGCTCCGCGCATGTCACCTCGTGCGGGGTGCCGTCCAGCGTGCGGAAGGTCCCCGTGCGCAGCTGCGCGACCGGGAAGATGTTCGCGCGGGCGAACGCCGCCTGCAGGGCCGCGTCCCTCCGGAAGGCGGTCAGGGTGGTGCCCCGCCCGGCCAGGAAGCGCGTGAGGGCCTCCTCGCGCTCGGTGTCCCCGGTGTTGGGCAGCAGGACGCTCACGGGGCCGCTGACGGCGGCCAGGGTGGGCTGCATGGCGCGGCACATAACGTCACTGCGGGCGCGGGCGCAGGACCGCACGTAGTCCCGCGCGTCCGTCGGGGAGTACAGGTCCAGGCCCTGCGGGTCGCACCCGGCCAGCAGCGGGAGCGTCAGGGCCAGGGGCAGCAGTCGGCGGGTCATGCCGCAGGGTACCGGGTCAGCGCAGTCCGGTCAGGTAGGTCTGGACGGCGTTCAGGATGTCGCCTTCCGCCTGCGCGCGGTTCACGTCCGGCTGCCCGTCGCCCCGCTGCGGGCCGTAGCGGCCGAAGAAGGCGTGCACCGCGCCGGGAATGACGGTCAGGGTGGTGCCCGCAGGCAGGCGGTCCAGGCCGCCGCGCACATCCTCGGGGGCGGCGACGCCGTCACGCTCGGCCAGCAGGGACAGGACGGGCAGCGTCTGGTCCTTTAACGTCACGTTCCCGGCGGGGTACGCGGCCATCAGGATCAGGCCCGCGACCTTCCCGGGGTGCCGGGCGGCGTACTGCGCGGCCATCGCGCCGCCCAGCGAATGCCCGGCGATCACTACGCGCTTCCCGCCCCCGTACGCGCCGATGAGCGCGTCGGCGCGGCCGGCGGCCGTGACGGCCAGATCGAGCGGGAAGGCCGGGATGACTGTCTCGACGCCCTGATCGGCCAGGGCGCGGCCCAGCCACTCGTACGCCTGCGGGCGCACCAGCCCGCCGGGGTAGAACACCAGCAGCGTCCGCGCCTCCCCGCCCGCCGGGCGAATGCGGATGACCGGGCCGCCCGCCTGTTCCAGTGTCACGCGGGCCTCCCGGCTCTGCCGGGAACTGACCGCGTCCTGGCCCAGCACCAGCGGCGGCCGCACCGCCACCTGCCGCGCCGTGGCGATCACGTACCCGCCGAGCAGTGAAAGGCCCGCCACCAGCCACGTGCGGACGCGTGGTGAGAGGCGGGCGGGTCGGCGGGCGCGGACGGGTGGCTCGGAGGTCACACCGGTCAGCATAGGAGGGTGGGATGCGGCGCGAGGGCAGCCGATCCCACAACCTCCCCCGGAGGCGGGGTTATACGAAGGCGCTCAGGCCGGTGATGGCGCGGCCCACGACCAGCGTGTTGATCTCGTTGGTGCCCTCGTAGGAGTAGATGGCCTCGGTGTCCGCGAAGTGCTTCGCGACGCCGTACTCGAGGAGGATGCCGTTCCCGCCGAAGGTCTCGCGGGCTAGCGCGACCGTCTCGCGGCAGCGCGCGGCGGTGACGACCTTGGCCAGGGCGGCGTGTTCGTCACGCATGTCGTCCGCGTCGGCGAGGTGACTCAGGCGCAGGCACAGGGCCAGCATGCCGGTCACGTTGCCCAGCATGTGCACGAGGTGGTTCTGGATGAGCTGGAATTCCCCGATGCGCTTGCCGAACTGCTCGCGGGTCTGCGCGTACGCGAGGGCCAGTTCGTAGGCGCCCATCGCGCAGCCGACCCCCTGCCACGCCACGCCCGCCCGGGTGAGTTTCAGCACCTCGGCGGTGGTCCGCCAGCCCTGCACGTTCTGGAGGCGGTCACTGTCGGGCACGGCGCAGTCGTCCAGGGTGATCAGGCCGTTCTCGACGATGCGCAGCGCGGTCTTGCCCTGGATCTTCTCGACGCTGTACCCGGGGGTGCCCGCGCGGACGATGAAGCCGCGCACCTCGCCGCCGTCCACGTCCCGCGCCCAGATCACGGTGAAGTCGCTGAAGGTGCTGTTCCCGATCCATTTCTTCTGGCCGCGCAGGATCCAGCGGTCCCCGTCGCGGCGGCAGGTGGTGCGCATGCCCTGGCTGACCTGACTGCCGCCCTCGGGCTCGGTCAGGCCGAACGCGCCGATGACGTCCAGGTCAAGCATCTTCGGCAGCCACTCGGCCTTCTGCTCGTCGCTGCCGCCCAGCGCCACGGACGCGAAGGCCAGTCCCGCGTGCACGCCGAAGAACACGGCGGTGCTGACGTCCACCCGGCAGGCCTCCAGGGTGATCAGGCCCTCCAGCACGGTCGCGTTGGGTTTGCGGGTGCCGTCCTCGTTCCAGATGCGGCGCAGCAGGTCCAGGCGGCGCAGCTCCGGGATGAGCTGGCGGGGGAACTCGTCGCGGTTCCAGTACTCGTTCATGATCGGCGCGACGTGCGTCTCCATGA from Deinococcus soli (ex Cha et al. 2016) encodes the following:
- a CDS encoding alpha/beta fold hydrolase; this translates as MTSEPPVRARRPARLSPRVRTWLVAGLSLLGGYVIATARQVAVRPPLVLGQDAVSSRQSREARVTLEQAGGPVIRIRPAGGEARTLLVFYPGGLVRPQAYEWLGRALADQGVETVIPAFPLDLAVTAAGRADALIGAYGGGKRVVIAGHSLGGAMAAQYAARHPGKVAGLILMAAYPAGNVTLKDQTLPVLSLLAERDGVAAPEDVRGGLDRLPAGTTLTVIPGAVHAFFGRYGPQRGDGQPDVNRAQAEGDILNAVQTYLTGLR
- a CDS encoding acyl-CoA dehydrogenase family protein, with the translated sequence MTSTPDPSALLAGLDLRALAALSERVDLPALLGAASRLNDRQLGQLTRMLSGQHDDHSTLPAPDGDFLGQLGTLGPDERQTAADVRAFMETHVAPIMNEYWNRDEFPRQLIPELRRLDLLRRIWNEDGTRKPNATVLEGLITLEACRVDVSTAVFFGVHAGLAFASVALGGSDEQKAEWLPKMLDLDVIGAFGLTEPEGGSQVSQGMRTTCRRDGDRWILRGQKKWIGNSTFSDFTVIWARDVDGGEVRGFIVRAGTPGYSVEKIQGKTALRIVENGLITLDDCAVPDSDRLQNVQGWRTTAEVLKLTRAGVAWQGVGCAMGAYELALAYAQTREQFGKRIGEFQLIQNHLVHMLGNVTGMLALCLRLSHLADADDMRDEHAALAKVVTAARCRETVALARETFGGNGILLEYGVAKHFADTEAIYSYEGTNEINTLVVGRAITGLSAFV